TCTAAAAAGGGCTGGCAAGGGAGATGAATTAGTCCTCGAGAAAACACCCGACGGCAGGCTATCCATTGTTTTCAGAGGTAGGGGTTTGAGAAGGTTTTCAATTCCAAACCTAGATATCCCTCCCCAGGATGTTCCTGAATTATCGCTAGAGTTCTCGGCAAGGGTAAAGATGCTCCCTAAGATTCTCAAAGACGTTGTAAAAGAAATGGAGCCTATTAGCGACACAATAGTTTTTGAAGCAGTGCCCGAGGAGGAGAAAATAATTGTTAAAGCCACAGGCGATATCGCTGAGGCAGAGGTGGAGCTTTCAGTCGCAAGCGGCGCACTCCTGGAATTTGAAGCGACCTCTCGCGCCACCTCCAGCTTCACAGTAGACTACCTGGTTAACATAACGGCGGCTGCCCAGGTTTCAGAGTATGTTTACCTA
This is a stretch of genomic DNA from Thermosphaera aggregans DSM 11486. It encodes these proteins:
- the pcn gene encoding proliferating cell nuclear antigen (pcna), translated to MRLEFRDARVWRYSMISIAKIIDEASFQVDDSGIRLRALDPSSIVLVDFEYPRQAFTVYELKGRDYFGVGMEDFTKILKRAGKGDELVLEKTPDGRLSIVFRGRGLRRFSIPNLDIPPQDVPELSLEFSARVKMLPKILKDVVKEMEPISDTIVFEAVPEEEKIIVKATGDIAEAEVELSVASGALLEFEATSRATSSFTVDYLVNITAAAQVSEYVYLELADNAPIKLEYGLPQEGKLTFYVAPRSE